The Danio rerio strain Tuebingen ecotype United States chromosome 10, GRCz12tu, whole genome shotgun sequence genome contains a region encoding:
- the phax gene encoding phosphorylated adapter RNA export protein (The RefSeq protein has 2 substitutions compared to this genomic sequence): protein MADLEDGEISSDQESEMRDVAAERVQMSSFQSRGSSLGGAPITEYRNLKNMESSDSNSDSEDEAILWKRKRLKCSSIPAPLQAKPNARTATNPFARKVNNIWGSVVQEQSQEAVAAELGIMGMEGAVSMSSRQSETYNYVFARKMMAKERDEEEEGLKSTLDCELEGYMQQGGQDQKDSSHLKRKRPAKERLGPRAEMDLKGRYEIKEDDPEERVIDEIAHRLMEPKKDLIERVVRVIGNKKAIELLSETATIEQSGGLYTVDGSRRRTPGGVYLNLLKNTPSISHGQVKEIFHEENQKECNSKKAAKKRRRQIVAKKMKQAIGTLNLQEQDDISRETFASDTEEALVSLEEAPEAPSEHALGTEDNPVVYNSNDLEVF, encoded by the exons ATGGCGGATCTTGAGGATGGAGAGATTAGTTCTGATCAAGAGTCGGAAATGCGGGATGTTGCTGCGGAGCGAGTGCAG GTGTCATCTTTTCAGAGCAGAGGATCTTCTTTAGGTGGTGCACCCATCACAGAATACCGCAACTTAAAGAACATGGAGTCTAGTGACAGCAACTCTGACTCTGAAGATGAGGCCATTCTGTGGAAAAGAAAACGACTAAAATGTTCCAGTATACCAGCTCCTCTTCAGGCCAAGCCTAATGCAAGAACTGCAACAAACCCCTTTGCTCGCAAAGTCAACAACATCTGGGGTTCTGTGGTTCAGGAGCAAAGTCAGGAAGCTGTTGCAGCAGAGCTAGGCATCATGGGAATGGAAGGTGCTGTCAGCATGAGCAGTCGCCAGAGCGAGACTTATAATTATGTCTTTGCTCGCAAGATGATGGCAAAAGAGCGTGATGAGGAGGAGGAAGGGTTGAAGAGCACTTTGGACAGTGAGCTGGAGGGATACATGCAGCAGGGAGGACAAGACCAAAAAGACAGTAGCCATCTGAAAAGAAAGCGGCCAGCCAAGGAAAGACTCGGCCCCAGGGCTGAGATGGACTTGAAGGGTCGATATGAGATCAAAGAAGATGACCCTGAAGAGAGAGTGATCGATGAAATCGCACACAG ACTCATGGAGCCCAAGAAAGATCTAATAGAACGTGTGGTCAGAGTTATAGGAAATAAGAAAGCCATCGAGCTGCTGTCTGAGACTGCAACAATTGAACAAAGTGGAGGTCTTTACACTGTG GATGGCAGTAGGAGGCGGACACCAGGTGGGGTGTATCTTAACCTGCTGAAGAATACACCAAGCATTTCTCATGGGCAAGTAAAG GAGATTTTTCATGAAGAGAACCAGAAAGAATGCAACAGCAAAAAGGCTGCGAAGAAGCGACGGAGGCAAATAGTAGCAAAGAAGATGAAGCAAGCCATCGGCACACTCAATCTACAGGAACAAGATGACATCTCAAGAGAAACATTTGCTAGTGACACTGAGGAGGCTCTGGTTTCCCTAGAAGAGGCCCCTGAAGCCCCATCAGAACATGCATTAGGAACAGAGGACAACCCTGTAGTGTACAACTCAAATGATCTAGAAGTTTTCTAA